tgaaattcacaaTAAAGATGTCAATGTACACAGGGTTTTTCGTctaaaacagaacacctaaatatctcttcaggttattgtgatgcaaaaaatatttgttacgtaatgtcaatggaccaaatatctggcacgaatattttttcggaaggtcatttttttcggagttatcaaggtcgtcgatgttttttgatacataactacatttttattttattgcatcgggggtaatcttcgaaaattgaagttttaccttcagatcaagcccaaggtcatgttattatacatatctgaatgtatttttcgatcagttacacggtgcaataaaataaaaatgtagttatgtatcaaaaaacatcgatgaccttgataactccgaaaaaaatgacctctgGAAAAcaatattcgtgccagatatttggtccattgacaccatgcgcaTTACGtagcaaatattttttgcattgcaataacctgaagagatatttaggtgtcctgttccagacgaaacaccctgtatgattTCTcacctattaaaattattgagggaggaaataacattaaatttggattctgtttcttgcaagcgacaccagacaatttttattttgcataaagatccgcagtctatttgtcACCAATTTTTCAATGACCTTGAGACGTCTTCGAGGACACTGGAAATGTATCACCAATTTTTCAATAACCTTGAGACGTCTTCGAGGACACTGAAAAATGTATCACCAATTTTTCAATGACCTTGAGACGTCTTCGAAGACACTGAAAAATTGATTACCAACTTCTTAATAACCTTGAGATGTTTCGAAGGTCCTCCGGGCCTCCCTGAAGCCCAAGGCCCCCAGCTCCGTTTCGAACTACGTTTCAAGTGCCAAAAGTAGCCCTACGAAGAAATCTCCAAGGGACGCCATGGAGGACCTAGTTCCAGAGGACGACCCACTACTGAACCTACGAGAAGAGGCTCCCTCGATAATCAAGGAGTCCCTCAGAAGCCCGACAGACCTAATACCGTCCCTAAAAAGCATCAGCTCTGAATCCAAGAGCAAGAATCAACGCAAATCCGCAGGCTCCATGGATCAGCCGAAGAGCAGCGATGAATCCTCGGTAGCAACGATCCTGTCCAAGCCATCAGAGATTTCCGAGATGATTTCAGAGGTGGTTAGATCGGGACAGGATTCCTCGGCAGGGAAGAGCGATGGTAAAGTGGCTGATGCTGAAGAAAGGCTGACCGAGGCCAGTGTTAGGTCATTGAAAGAAGATGTTGAAGAGGATACAATTGAGGAGGCGATTAGGATAAGTGAAGAGAGGAGTGAAGTAGCTTCTGAACTGTCTCGCACACCGAAGGAGAATGACGATGTCTCTGCTTCATTGAAAGAAGAGCAGAAGGTAGAGTACGAGAGCGACACTTTCGAGCAGGCCTCCTCTTCGGCGGGTTCTTCAAGTTTCGTGGGTGATGGTTCAAAGGAAGCGATTAGGGATGATTCGGCTAGGTCTGGAGTGAAGCAGATCATGATCACGGTCCACATGCAGTCAGCGAGCGCCAAGAAGGCTGCGGTCGACGAAAGGTGCGTTGGAATTCTGGTTTGGGCCGTCAGATGGCGATGTCTGGGTCTGTTCTAGCTTGGACGTTGTAAACGATAATGAAAATTAGATTTTATTCGTCCTCGTAACGTCTGAAGTCTAGGAGATTGAAACTCGTGTTTAATAAATACTCCCTTTGCAGCCCTGAAGAGACCACATCGAAGGAGAAGAAAATCATAGAGCTGGTCCCTCCGAAAATAGTGCAGAGCACCAGCGAGTGTGAGATTGGCCTTGACGAGGAGCTATCGAATTACGTGAGGACGACGGAGAACGTGGAGGAGCTAATACCTATCAGCTTGCTCAAGATGTCAAAGCAAACAACTCCTAGGAAGCATCCTCGAAGAGGCAGGAAGCCGAGGAAGAATGAAAACACTGAGAAGAGTGAATCTCCTGAAGCGTCTGATCAAGAGCGGCCCGCTAGACAAAGCGAGAAAAGCTTCTCTTCAGCTATTACGTAAGACTCGAAGATAAACCTTCAATCTTGCAGTGATTAACTTAGCAATTATTTCAGAGAGACACCCAACCTGGAGAAGCAGAAGGAAAACCTGGAAGAAGAATCCTCGAAGAACGAAGATGCTGCACGCGAAGAACAAGAAGCTGAGCATGCTGAAGACAGGGATACAGCCAGCACATCGAGCGAGAAATTACTGAGGGAGATACCGAAGACCTCAGACGTCACTTGGACCCTGAGGAACTTGAATAGAGACGCCATAGACGCCATTGCTAGGAGACACAGGCTCGCCAAGGACACCAAGAAGTGTGGGACTGTTGTGAAACTACCTTCAGCCAAGTGCGAAGCCCCAGACAGCAGGACAGGCTCACTGGACAATGTCAGTACACTTTTATACTAATTGTCCTGGAATTGGCAGCTGAATAGAATTTTTCCCACAGCTCAGGGATGCCAATCTCGATCAGAAGAAGAGGAAAGGCACCTCGAAGAGACCGAAAACCAGGAAGACGTCGAATCGCGCGAAACCGGAGGAAAAACAGTCACGGTTTGATTGCAGGCACGCGCGCAAATTGCGGAAGCAGGCTGCCGTCATCAGGCAGCAACAGGAACGCGAGGATATCAGGAATTATTTGCTGGAACTGGAGCACACCAGGCTGGAATACGGAATAGGGGATCCCGCTGGGACCTCTAAGCTCGCTGGCTTCAAGCCCCTCGAGTTCCCGAAGATCGCCGCCTTCGAAAAACCGggtatcaatttttcaattcttccaATTGCGGGCTTTTTATAACAGCTGTTTATTACACGCGCGTGTTGCTCGGTTTGCCGTCTTCTGTCTCTGTTAGCATTCCTCGTCTTGAATGTCTTGACAACAGCCGTAGATTAGAAACTATTACACAATTTCGTGTAAAGAAATCTGATAAAATTCTTCTATGAATCTTTGATGAACCTATAAATATTGATCTACGATATTTTACGTAGGAAGTCCTCAAGCTCCTTCCTAGAGTTCAATAACCTCTTCTTGCAACTTTGCGCAGATCCGACCGATGAGAGTTTGAAGTCCACCGATGAATCGGCTGCTCTCCAAGAGAGGATATCTACGATAAGACAGTGGATGAAGGACCAGTACACGCTTTACCGAGATTACAGCAGTCTGGCCAAGACCGTGAACGCTAAATACGTGCCTGCTACTCTCGAGGATGCTAAGAGGGTACGCGTTACTGTTTGTAAACACTGTCCCAGTTGTCGCTGCAGCAAAAGTGGCACTATCAACCGGTAGAAAGTGTGAACCGGCGCGTAGCAACGCGAAGACAATGACACCGCGGATAAGACAACAAATTGTTCTCCTTCGGAAAGACCAAGTTTTTCGTCGCTCGAAAGTTCCTAATGAGATTATCCTGTTTCGTTACAGGCGATTCGCCAGCTGCAGAAGGCGACAATGAAGTCGAGGTGATCGGAGGCTCGTCGGCACGGCTCTCGAAAAATCAACATTGTTCCTGTATAATTAGGTGAACGGCGTTGCTCCCATTGTGTGCTTGCTGAACACGATCCTGCTCGAGCGTTCGACTTGCTGTCTCTCTACACCTTTGTATCGTAACAATTTTGTGAATTATGAAAATCACAGAAGTTGTTCGCTGCGAACGATCTTCTGGCGTTTTAGAGTGTCTGTACTTCGTCCGTGAATAAAAACGATTTTATTAAGATATAATAGAAGACTACAGAATAGGAAATGACACTTTTTCTTTGGGGTGCAACAAAGCCGAGTGAAAGAATAGTAGATTAATATTTGAGGGCTCATTTCAAAGAGGAGACTTTCTTTTATGAACTGATATTGAAATAAAACTActacaaattttttttcaactATGCACGagtatttttatattgttcAAAATTAATAGCCACCTGGTGTCTTtgcaaaaatttcgaaaccAGGTCTAGAGAAGGGTGCTATCGACCGTAAGACCCCTTAAGGTCACGCAGGTACGCCGTGCGAATTTAAAAAGTCAGAGTTGAGACCGATCCGTATTTATAGGGAATAAAATGTCTGTCGGCGTTGGCTGGCGAAtcgatatttaatattatccccGAAAAAAGGGGCAGATAGAGAGACCGGTCCCCGTTGCAGCGTGTGCACGCGTGCGTGTTGCACGCGCGCACGTGCAGGAGACGCTCGAATGAGCGACGCCGATCGCCGGCGCGTTCTTTCATTGACGTGCTGTTGCTCGTCCTGTTCCCCAGTTCTCGGCGAACCTCTGCACGATCGCGTTCGAACCAACTGTGCTCTGTGAACCCTCGGCTCCACGTCGTCTTGGTCGGTTACGAATTACCACACGTTTCCCTCGAAGTTCATCAGTGCTTCACCGACGACGTTCATTCGAAAATTTTAAGGAGATTGGCC
This window of the Lasioglossum baleicum chromosome 20, iyLasBale1, whole genome shotgun sequence genome carries:
- the LOC143218751 gene encoding uncharacterized protein LOC143218751 is translated as MMRSRTAAALMRLKEMDRKYNIKRNEATRAQSNVSTDTSLEVTPREPRADSRKSPDVLAVANTLDIGDTDDDPGSKVLRASLKPKAPSSVSNYVSSAKSSPTKKSPRDAMEDLVPEDDPLLNLREEAPSIIKESLRSPTDLIPSLKSISSESKSKNQRKSAGSMDQPKSSDESSVATILSKPSEISEMISEVVRSGQDSSAGKSDGKVADAEERLTEASVRSLKEDVEEDTIEEAIRISEERSEVASELSRTPKENDDVSASLKEEQKVEYESDTFEQASSSAGSSSFVGDGSKEAIRDDSARSGVKQIMITVHMQSASAKKAAVDESPEETTSKEKKIIELVPPKIVQSTSECEIGLDEELSNYVRTTENVEELIPISLLKMSKQTTPRKHPRRGRKPRKNENTEKSESPEASDQERPARQSEKSFSSAITETPNLEKQKENLEEESSKNEDAAREEQEAEHAEDRDTASTSSEKLLREIPKTSDVTWTLRNLNRDAIDAIARRHRLAKDTKKCGTVVKLPSAKCEAPDSRTGSLDNLRDANLDQKKRKGTSKRPKTRKTSNRAKPEEKQSRFDCRHARKLRKQAAVIRQQQEREDIRNYLLELEHTRLEYGIGDPAGTSKLAGFKPLEFPKIAAFEKPDPTDESLKSTDESAALQERISTIRQWMKDQYTLYRDYSSLAKTVNAKYVPATLEDAKRAIRQLQKATMKSR